A stretch of the Amia ocellicauda isolate fAmiCal2 chromosome 10, fAmiCal2.hap1, whole genome shotgun sequence genome encodes the following:
- the chrac1 gene encoding chromatin accessibility complex protein 1 has protein sequence MAGNNMGEKVHTSSNKNISLPISRVKLIMKSSPEVSSINQDALFLTAKATELFVQHLAMYSFKKGSGQENKSLTYSDLANAAEESETFQFLADILPKKILARDYLKTLEEKGDDSDD, from the exons ATGGCGGGGAACAATATGGGGGAGAAAGTTCACACTTCAAGTAACAAAAATATTTCGCTTCCTATTTCGCGGGTAAAGTTAATTATGAAAAGCTCCCCTGAAGTCTCCAGCATTAACCAGGACGCTCTTTTTCTGACCGCCAAGGCAACG GAACTGTTTGTGCAGCATTTGGCCATGTACTCGTTTAAGAAAGGCTCTGGACAAGAGAACAAGTCGCTGACGTACAGTGACCTGGCAAACGCTGCAGAGGAATCGGAGACGTTTCAGTTTCTTgcag ATATCCTTCCGAAAAAGATTCTAGCGCGGGATTACCTGAAGACCCTGGAGGAGAAAGGTGATGACAGTGATGACTAG
- the LOC136760434 gene encoding uncharacterized protein LOC136760434: MKETWLYGCLSLFAVCFTGVLNVDLEIDRDWDWDWGSGLHEFLHSFPADSPFVTETPGTAVNCSQRIWLPPSSPICWENIAGPEEFEQTRLLVLQNRAALRAVTEGSGVGERGPSYNQQAKDEVQGIRDNHLNIVQTAETIQKVFQGLEEKRKESTEPSAFSSLKQRISTTKDSIQGREHLADLLERQLARLEGSLHILQLRLGKLLAR; the protein is encoded by the exons ATGAAAGAGACTTGGCTGTATGGATGCCTGTCACTATTCGCAGTGTGTTTCACTGGTGTTCTGAATGTGGACCTGGAAATTGACCGGGACTGGGACTGGGACTGGGGCTCAGGACTCCATGAATTTCTCCACAGTTTCCCTGCGGACAGCCCTTTTGTGACAGAGACCCCGGGGACGGCAGTGAACTGCTCCCAGCGCATCTGGCTTCCCCCTTCATCCCCCATTTGCTGGGAGAACATTGCAGGGCCGGAGGAATTTGAGCAAACTCGACTGCTGGTGCTGCAGAACCGGGCGGCCCTGAGAGCAGTAACAGAGGGCAGTGGAGTGGGGGAGAGAGGCCCGTCCTACAATCAACAGGCCAAAGATGAAGTCCAGGGCATTCGGGACAATCACCTCAATATCGTGCAGACAGCTGAGACCATACAGAAGGTTTTTCAGGGTCTGGAAGAGAAGCGGAAGGAGAGCACAGAGCCATCGGCCTTTTCCAG TTTAAAGCAGCGGATCAGCACGACAAAGGATTCAATACAAGGCAGAGAGCACCTGGCAGATTTGCTGGAGAGACAGCTAGCCCGCCTGGAGGGGTCTTTACACATCTTGCAGCTCAGGCTAGGAAAGCTACTGGCACGATGA